A DNA window from Pongo abelii isolate AG06213 chromosome 2, NHGRI_mPonAbe1-v2.0_pri, whole genome shotgun sequence contains the following coding sequences:
- the RPN1 gene encoding dolichyl-diphosphooligosaccharide--protein glycosyltransferase subunit 1 isoform X1, whose protein sequence is MNGCSVAGGRATAPGLYRPGALLFPVMEAPAARLFLLLLLGTWAPAPGSASSEAPPLINEDVKRTVDLSSHLAKVTAEVVLAHLGGGSTSRATSFLLALEPELEARLAHLGVQVKGEDEEENNLEVRETKIKGKSGRFFTVRLPVALDPGAKISVIVETVYTHVLQPYPTQITQSEKQFVVFEGNHYFYSPYPTKTQTMRVKLASRNVESYTKLGNPTRSEDLLDYGPFRDVPAYSQDTFKVHYENNSPFLTITSMTRVIEVSHWGNIAVEENVDLKHTGAVLKGPFSRYDYQRQPDSGISSIRSFKTILPAAAQDVYYRDEIGNVSTSHLLILDDSVEMEIRPRFPLFGGWKTHYIVGYNLPSYEYLYNLGDQYALKMRFVDHVFDEQVIDSLTVKIILPEGAKNIEIDSPYEISRAPDELHYTYLDTFGRPVIVAYKKNLVEQHIQDIVVHYTFNKVLMLQEPLLVVAAFYILFFTVIIYVRLDFSITKDPAAEARMKVACITEQVLTLVNKRIGLYRHFDETVNRYKQSRDISTLNSGKKSLETEHKALTSEIALLQSRLKTEGSDLCDRVSVGHHRVTWLGALHASLLCLGQILGSSLAYLHACGMRLHLAIAFHVVPVLVEEQGIFGVLV, encoded by the exons ATGAACGGCTGCTCAGTGGCGGGAGGGCGGGCTACCGCGCCGGGGCTCTACCGCCCTGGCGCTTTGCTCTTCCCGGTCATGGAGGCGCCAGCCGCCCGCTTGTTTCTGCTTCTGTTGCTCGGGACTTGGGCCCCGGCGCCGGGCAGCGCCTCCTCCGAGGCACCGCCGCTGATCAATGAGGACGTGAAGCGCACGGTGGACCTAAGCAGCCACTTGGCTAAGGTGACGGCCGAGGTGGTCCTGGCGCACCTGGGCGGCGGCTCCACGTCCCGAGCTACCTCTTTCCTGCTGGCTTTGGAGCCTGAGCTGGAGGCCCGGCTGGCGCACCTGGGCGTGCAG GTAAAGGGAGAAGATGAGGAAGAGAACAATTTGGAAGTACGTGAAACCAAAATTAAGGGTAAAAG tgggagattcttcacagtcaggCTCCCGGTTGCTCTTGATCCTGGGGCCAAGatttcagtcattgtggaaacaGTCTACACCCATGTGCTTCAGCCTTATCCAACCCAGATCACCCAGTCAGAGAAACAGTTTGTGGTGTTTGAGGGGAACCATTATTTCTACTCTCCCTATCCAACGAAGACACAAACCATGCGTGTGAAGCTTGCCTCTCGAAATGTGGAGAGCTACACCAAGCTGGGGAACCCCACGCGCTCCGAGGACCTACTGGATTATGGGCCTTTCAGAGATGTCCCTGCCTATAGCCAG gATACTTTTAAAGTACATTATGAGAACAACAGCCCTTTCCTGACCATCACCAGCATGACCCGAGTCATTGAAGTCTCTCACTGGGGTAATATTGCTGTGGAAGAAAATGTGGACTTAAAGCACACAGGAGCTGTGCTTAAGGGGCCTTTCTCACGCTATGATTACCAGAGACAGCCAGATAGTGGCATATCCTCCATCCGTTCTTTTAAG ACCATCCTTCCTGCTGCTGCCCAGGATGTTTATTACCGGGATGAGATTGGCAATGTTTCCACCAGCCACCTCCTTATTTTGGATGACTCTGTAGAGATGGAAATCCGGCCTCGCTTCCCTCTCTTTGGCGGGTGGAAGACCCATTACATCGTTGGCTACAACCTCCCAAGCTATGAGTACCTCTATAATTTGG GTGACCAGTATGCACTGAAGATGAGGTTTGTGGACCATGTGTTTGATGAACAAGTGATAGATTCTCTGACTGTGAAGATCATCCTGCCTGAAGGAGCCAA GAACATTGAAATTGATAGTCCCTATGAAATCAGCCGTGCCCCAGATGAGCTGCACTACACCTATCTGGACACATTTGGCCGCCCTGTGAttgttgcctacaagaaaaatCTGGTAGAACAGCACATTCAGGACATTGTG GTCCACTACACGTTCAACAAGGTGCTCATGCTGCAGGAGCCCCTGCTGGTGGTGGCGGCTTTCTACATCCTGTTCTTCACCGTTATCATCTATGTTCGGCTGGACTTCTCCATCACCAAG GATCCAGCCGCAGAAGCCAGGATGAAGGTAGCCTGCATCACAGAGCAGGTCTTGACCCTGGTCAACAAGAGAATAGGCCTTTACCGTCACTTTGACGAGACCGTCAATAGGTACAAGCAATCCCGGGACATCTCCACCCTCAACAGTGGCAAGAAGAGCCTGGAGACTGAACACAAGGCCTTGACCAgtgagattgcactgctgcagtCCAGGCTGAAGACAGAGGGCTCTGATCTGTGCGACAGAGTAAGTGTCGGGCATCACAGAGTCACTTGGCTTGGGGCCCTCCATGCCTCACTGCTCTGTCTAGGGCAGATACTGGGCAGCTCTCTTGCTTACCTGCATGCTTGTGGGATGAGACTGCATCTGGCCATAGCTTTTCATGTGGTGCCCGTCCTTGTGGAGGAACAAGGGATTTTTGGGGTCCTGGTGTGA
- the RPN1 gene encoding dolichyl-diphosphooligosaccharide--protein glycosyltransferase subunit 1 precursor, with the protein MEAPAARLFLLLLLGTWAPAPGSASSEAPPLINEDVKRTVDLSSHLAKVTAEVVLAHLGGGSTSRATSFLLALEPELEARLAHLGVQVKGEDEEENNLEVRETKIKGKSGRFFTVRLPVALDPGAKISVIVETVYTHVLQPYPTQITQSEKQFVVFEGNHYFYSPYPTKTQTMRVKLASRNVESYTKLGNPTRSEDLLDYGPFRDVPAYSQDTFKVHYENNSPFLTITSMTRVIEVSHWGNIAVEENVDLKHTGAVLKGPFSRYDYQRQPDSGISSIRSFKTILPAAAQDVYYRDEIGNVSTSHLLILDDSVEMEIRPRFPLFGGWKTHYIVGYNLPSYEYLYNLGDQYALKMRFVDHVFDEQVIDSLTVKIILPEGAKNIEIDSPYEISRAPDELHYTYLDTFGRPVIVAYKKNLVEQHIQDIVVHYTFNKVLMLQEPLLVVAAFYILFFTVIIYVRLDFSITKDPAAEARMKVACITEQVLTLVNKRIGLYRHFDETVNRYKQSRDISTLNSGKKSLETEHKALTSEIALLQSRLKTEGSDLCDRVSEMQKLDAQVKELVLKSAVEAERLVAGKLKKDTYIENEKLISGKRQELVTKIDHILDAL; encoded by the exons ATGGAGGCGCCAGCCGCCCGCTTGTTTCTGCTTCTGTTGCTCGGGACTTGGGCCCCGGCGCCGGGCAGCGCCTCCTCCGAGGCACCGCCGCTGATCAATGAGGACGTGAAGCGCACGGTGGACCTAAGCAGCCACTTGGCTAAGGTGACGGCCGAGGTGGTCCTGGCGCACCTGGGCGGCGGCTCCACGTCCCGAGCTACCTCTTTCCTGCTGGCTTTGGAGCCTGAGCTGGAGGCCCGGCTGGCGCACCTGGGCGTGCAG GTAAAGGGAGAAGATGAGGAAGAGAACAATTTGGAAGTACGTGAAACCAAAATTAAGGGTAAAAG tgggagattcttcacagtcaggCTCCCGGTTGCTCTTGATCCTGGGGCCAAGatttcagtcattgtggaaacaGTCTACACCCATGTGCTTCAGCCTTATCCAACCCAGATCACCCAGTCAGAGAAACAGTTTGTGGTGTTTGAGGGGAACCATTATTTCTACTCTCCCTATCCAACGAAGACACAAACCATGCGTGTGAAGCTTGCCTCTCGAAATGTGGAGAGCTACACCAAGCTGGGGAACCCCACGCGCTCCGAGGACCTACTGGATTATGGGCCTTTCAGAGATGTCCCTGCCTATAGCCAG gATACTTTTAAAGTACATTATGAGAACAACAGCCCTTTCCTGACCATCACCAGCATGACCCGAGTCATTGAAGTCTCTCACTGGGGTAATATTGCTGTGGAAGAAAATGTGGACTTAAAGCACACAGGAGCTGTGCTTAAGGGGCCTTTCTCACGCTATGATTACCAGAGACAGCCAGATAGTGGCATATCCTCCATCCGTTCTTTTAAG ACCATCCTTCCTGCTGCTGCCCAGGATGTTTATTACCGGGATGAGATTGGCAATGTTTCCACCAGCCACCTCCTTATTTTGGATGACTCTGTAGAGATGGAAATCCGGCCTCGCTTCCCTCTCTTTGGCGGGTGGAAGACCCATTACATCGTTGGCTACAACCTCCCAAGCTATGAGTACCTCTATAATTTGG GTGACCAGTATGCACTGAAGATGAGGTTTGTGGACCATGTGTTTGATGAACAAGTGATAGATTCTCTGACTGTGAAGATCATCCTGCCTGAAGGAGCCAA GAACATTGAAATTGATAGTCCCTATGAAATCAGCCGTGCCCCAGATGAGCTGCACTACACCTATCTGGACACATTTGGCCGCCCTGTGAttgttgcctacaagaaaaatCTGGTAGAACAGCACATTCAGGACATTGTG GTCCACTACACGTTCAACAAGGTGCTCATGCTGCAGGAGCCCCTGCTGGTGGTGGCGGCTTTCTACATCCTGTTCTTCACCGTTATCATCTATGTTCGGCTGGACTTCTCCATCACCAAG GATCCAGCCGCAGAAGCCAGGATGAAGGTAGCCTGCATCACAGAGCAGGTCTTGACCCTGGTCAACAAGAGAATAGGCCTTTACCGTCACTTTGACGAGACCGTCAATAGGTACAAGCAATCCCGGGACATCTCCACCCTCAACAGTGGCAAGAAGAGCCTGGAGACTGAACACAAGGCCTTGACCAgtgagattgcactgctgcagtCCAGGCTGAAGACAGAGGGCTCTGATCTGTGCGACAGA